The Solanum pennellii chromosome 7, SPENNV200 DNA segment ttttactCCTCGTAGCTcttatacatatttagaccAGTCAATTGTAAAAAgctttatttaaagaataatgTATTCGTGAAAATTTATGGTATTAAAGAGGTTTTCCTTGTAAACTATTATTTTTCCGCATGTTTTAATCTAATAAGATGGTAAGACTCTTTTATATAAGTATTAGCGTAGGTGTCTGCACGATCTGGTGGCTAGATCGTGACATGGGGGTAAATTTTGTTCATGCACAAATGTCTTTCGTTAATATTTAAAGTCGTATGTTTAAATATCTCCTTTTTAATAATTCGAAATGAGATTTAGAATTTGCTTAGGTGATTTGAATTTACTTATTCATACTAGGATACATATATTGGTTTTTGAAGAAATCGATACTCAATCCTAAAttggaaatttaaaaaatatgagtttCACATATTATTCATCATCAAGattaggaacttgattataTATTTGGGTGGGTTTTTGGTCTAGGCTAGACCTATAGTAATATGGATGGATAAAGAGTCGTTTACTTATGAATATGGCATATTCGATAGACTGAGAATGTTATGAAGCTTTGCGAAAAGAGGCAAAATCTAGAGATTTCAAGAGATGTGTTCGACATAAAAGGTACGTTGAAATTTTCTAGACTTTTTAGggacatttttttcattaaagattAAAGATGGATCAGATGATGCGTAAGGGAAAACGATGAGGTCTTATACCAATGATATGGCTAATATTAATACAagtagttttaaaataaaaagttttgttGGGAATggttgatttatgatagtgtATTGAGATTGTTCACACAGTCACATGGAGATCATCTTTGTTAGTATATGGACCTTGTGAGTCCCCCGTCTATGGGTCACAAACTCTggaataattttagaaaagtatTAAGTATATACAGTTGACAGATTATTTGGCATTTGAAGCGTATTATGTCATGGTGCTGCATTTCATCTTATTATGTACTTCATTGTTGTTTGATTATATGTTTTGTTTGGTGTTTGGATTTAATTAAATCTATTTATAAAGCTTGACTAATAAGTATAATGTAGAAATGTAAAAGTAAAAATGATGTCTTATATACTTTTGTCACTATTTCTTCATTATCGGTCAATAAGACATACTGGGAACATGTGATTCTTTACTCATACTACAGTTATTTTACTACTGTATGGtgcatatttaattttgaatacaGGCGCATCTCGTGGAGCCTTTTTGTCCGATCTTGGGTTATCTAGTTGTGGTGAGCTGATTTGGTGTTCTTCGGCCCACATCTCTTTTTATCTCTTATTTATTctgttattttaatattttgacagGATACTTCTTATCTCTAGACTGatcaatttgttttaaattttcatcttattttagaAGCTTTTGTACTAATGAAACCAATTATTGGATGGTAATCAATTCTTTCACATTTCATGTTAAAAGAATTAGTGTTTGAGATATTCAACTTGAtgctttatttttactttataatattaaattgaatTGGTTAGATTATTGAGTTGACTTACCTATTATTTGGAAACATAGGTGTAATCATAACTTgtgattttgggtcgtgactcTTCTGGAAACTGAGAGTGAGCTGATGACGTCCTAGTTTGACTCAACtccatatgtatataaaaaaaaatctagacTTTTGTATTCGAgacaaacttatatatattttataatattatcattttcgtttttttctttttttgttgttatcttctttttgttgttcaGCCTACCCACTATGATGTTACTTATCATTTTGAGATATGAATTGACTTTTCTACTAATGAGTTATGATAAATTTCATCATGACTCGAATTTTCAGATCAAAACATTTTGCATCTAAACAAACCTGGAAAATAGACTTAAAAATAtcatatgaaagatattttaagaaaatgttaGACCTTTTAATAAAATCTTACTTTTGAGTATCAATTTTATTATGCCGCCCTTATTTTTGTTCGATGATAACTTTTTAATATGTATATCGAGATAAATAGAATTGGAgactatattttcttttaaaaacaaGGTAAAACTTTAAGATgagatatattatattatactattaTAGAAGAGACAGTTTTCTAAGTTTCAACATGGTTGTTTTTTGCGAGACAGTTTTGTAAGTTTCAACATGGTTATTTTTTGCCATATTCAAAATAGTTTAAGGGCAATTTGGTCATTGCCAAGGGACACAACAAAATTGCAAGATAAACTTGCTTAGAAAATTTGTACTTCTTGCTTTGTTATTTGGACATCAGcaaaaactttttaaaagtcCATCCTTTTCTATTTAATTTCAAACTATGCCTGCCATTAAGAATATGGTGGGTtctacttttttgttttttcattaatttcataagACATGAGTCCCATATTAAGTATTTATTACTCTTTTATTGTCATACATGTATATTCttcctatttaattttatttgtatgttatttaagaatattttattatttttatctattcattttcatatattaaaaaacatGGACTATATaccaacattttttttttaaaaaaatactcttttcatttaaattacaCATTATGCCTTGTAAAATagagaaataatatatattatttgaaaattacgtaaaatatactataattatatcactagttattattattataataaaatacaatttaaaaataaaatatgtatataaaatatttaattgactctcaaaattcattaaatgccacataaattaaaataataaaaaataacatacatgatttaaaaattacataaaatatactataaatcataataattaacaatcataaaattatactaaaaatttataaattcaaCCTACATTATAACTATATACTAGACAGATTGACTTTATGACTTTCAATGTTGTTAATGTGTCATATGCAGATTCATACTATGCAAGTGATACAATTAAACAACATTAGAGAATCTAGTTACCCCTTCACCATAGAATCTATTTTCtagcaaaaatatatgaatgCAGTGTCGAAATGGTCTTCAGTTGCAATGTGAAATTACATAATTGACACATACAAAATGATTGCTCTGATTGTATCGAGGTCGTCAATATTGATcaaaatatgaacatcaaaAGCCTAAGATGTTTATCTATTGAGTCTCAACTCTCATGTCTACAAATTTCATGTCTACATTGAAGTCATGTTTTAAAAGAGGTATAGTCAGAGTATCAGTCTGTTGGCTTGACAGTTATAAccatgataaaagaaaaaacagtaaaaaaatatcattcaaaGGCTAGAAAATATTTCACAGTGAATGTGCCATAAATGTTGAGGCACATGTTCAGACAACCTAAATTTCTACATTTAATAGTGCAAAATGGAATTTTGTTTTTCATGCCGTGGTGGTGCATTTGTGAGATGTTGGAGAACTATCAAATTATGTTATTGAGAGAATGGGGAAAAAACAATCAAGACATGCAACTGTTAATTAActtagaaagaaaaagagtatgTATGCTTAAAATTGTGAGGGTGGGAGTAAGATATTGGAATAACAGAGACCAAACTTGTTAACAATACTCAAGTAATAAGCTATTTTAACAGAACCCATGAGATACAAAGTTGCCAcccttaaataatataaaaatatactatataAATTTTCCTTATTAAGCAGTTAAACATTGTCCATATTTTTAGTCACTTAATTTTACATatctttaaattgattaaaaatattgatacaTCATTGTAAAGGTTATTTTAATAATCAAGATACGAATTTAGTGATTATATTCTATAACAGATATTGAAAATATGTTTACCCAATAAttctttaaagtatttttaggaacaaaaatattaactattcaaacacaatttattttaaattagttcaaaattttctttcaaaaacatgTCAAAGCAAGCTTAgcatttattattgtttgtaaaaagttaattaatagaaACTCTTCATTTTAACACAATTATAAAAGGCCAAATACATACGCAGGTCCCTAAAGTTGTTCGCGCTTTTCCCCCAGGTACCTCAACTAACCAAGATTCCTATTAAATCCTTTAACCCCCTATAAtttgatccttttaaatattcttggcTGATGTGGAGTCAAACGTGATCTCACGTCCTTTAAGCGCGTGCAGACGCTTTAAAAGTGCTGATGTGGATCTTGAACCACCCACCAACGATCTTCTTCCCCCTTTTAACCTAATTTCTCCCATTCTTCCCttatttctcctcttttgtttctcttcatcccttatttctcctcttttgtttctcttcatcattatttctcctcttatatctctttttcattgatttcttcTTAATCATTAAGTTCCAATGTCGAATTTATCTTCTTCAtcgatttcttcttcttcaactgcGAAGGTACTATGTCAATGTGGGAACGTTGTGGAAATGAAGACCTCATGGACGCAATCCAATCCTGGACGTAGGTTCCTTTGTTGCAAAACTTCAAAGGTaaatcaaattcattttttttgtccaATATAGTAAAGAATCACCttatttataattcaatttttttctttaattttgtaggCACGAGGTGGATGTGGATATTTTCGAtggtatgatgatgaaatgCCTGCTCAAGCTAGGAGGGTGATATGGGGTTTGTTGAAAAGAGTCAAAACATATGAATTGGAGAGGAATCGATCAAGAAAAGTATGGATAATATGCATCATCGTAGGGGTGATATTGGCTACTTGGATTTGTGTAACAAAATAATCTTAGTTGATTCATTTGTCTTCTATTAGATTCCTTCATAAAAGTATGTATGGTAGATTCTAGTGTTCTTTATGGGCAATTTAGATCgatttttctattgtaaatgccttgtgtttttattgtaatgatttaattgaaggaatgaagataATTTGTGCCTCAAAAGCAGTAAAAATTGATCATTCATGCCATTAATTTGCTCTAGTGAGCTCCAAGTTTCAAAGCAGTCAATACAAATTTCTGCTGCTAATTACACAACCAAAAAGTGACTTTTCTACATAAATTAGGCATTCTTTGGTGCACTAGATGTTCCACGCTTGTTTTTCCTTGACTGAGTGATACGTTGCAACTGTGAACCAGTGACAGCATCTCCACCATTCCACTTGAGTCCTCGAGGCTTATAACCAATATCAATATTTGTTGGAGATGCATCCTTATAAACTCTCGAATTGATAACTTTTTCTCCTGAAGTACCAGGCTGCATGGAAATATCTTAAAATGAGACTTTATATAGTAGAGTAAGAAATGAACAAAATTATGTATACACTTACATTAAAGGTTTGACTACCACTTGCATTTGTATAGATGCCAAATCCTATAGTCTTGGTCCTTTTTTGTCTTCCTGTTGATATTGAAGCTTCCACAACCCTTGGTTGATCAGGTTGCTGACTTGATACACCTCCAATGTTGAAAACACTGCCTCTTCCAATTTCACTGGCAGTGCCAGTACCTCTCCCAGTGCCTCTACCAGTGCCTCTACCAGTTCCTCTGTCAGTACCTCTCCCAGTGCCTCTCCCAGTGCCTCTGCATGTGCCTCTGCTTTTAGCAGGTTGTTGCTCTCTTCTAACAGCTGAAGAATCAAAACACATAGAACTGCCTTGATGATTGAATACTGGTGGCTGACTTGAGCTTGATGGTCTACTAAAAAGTGGTGGCTGACTTGAGCTTGATGGTTGGCTAAAAAGTGGTGGCTGGCTTGAGCTTGATGGTTGGCTAGACAATGGTGGCTGGCTTGAGCTTGATGGTTGGCTAGACAGTGATGGTTGGCTTGAGCTTGGTTTCCTGTTTGGGTAGCCTCCAGGTTGTCCCATTTCAGCCTATTAATACAGTAATAATAATTGATTATTGTAAATAATTGAAGCTTATTGTAAATGTATTAGAAGAGAATAATAACTTACCAATGTTGGACAAGATTTTTTGTTGTGGCCTACTTGATGACACagtgaacatgtcatttttaCTCCTCTTTTGGATAACTTTCCATACTTTTTTCTAGGCTCATTCTTTGCCTTTCTTCTGCACTTTGGTGGCCTACCGGGCATGACTTTTGGTTCAGGAGGTTAAATCATTACACCACTAGTGTGAGGCCACATTTTCATGTTTGGTATTGGCTGTAGAAAATGGTTATAAGCCTTCAAAAAATTCTCTTTCCTATACCAATGTACCACTTCATGTTCAGGTTCTATGTCTTTGTGCTGATATGCAAGCACAGCATGTTGACATGGTATGCCCCTCAATTGCCATGTTCTACATGTACATGTCTTCTTTCTTATATCAACAATATGTCTGTATTGACCATCTAAGATTTCATACCCAATATCACCATTGAATCTAACTTCACAAAATCTAGCAAGATCTTTGTTCTCTTCTAGTACTAGTCTAGCCATAGGAGAGATATCTGAGATCCAAGTTTCAGCAAATTGCCTCATTGCAATATTTCTGTCCATTATCTTGTGCCTAATCTCCTCTAACATAGTTATGATAGCCTTATGCCTAGCAACTAGTATCCAAGAATTAAAAGTTTCACACATATTGTTTTCAACAATGTCACATTTAGAATGCTCTTTAAAATATGCTTTGCACCAAGTAGTTTTTTCATAATGCAACAAGTCCTGACAAATTTTATTACCTAATTTGTTGAGTTTATCCATCTCATCTTCAAATTTCACTTCAAAACTTGACTTAGCACATCTCCAGAActgtttccttctttcttcacCACTCCATAATTGATGCCAGTTGGACCAGATATGTCTAGCACACCTTCTCTGCTCACTATCTGGTAGCAACTCACATAAAGCTGGTACAAGGCCCTATGTAAGCAGTTGTAGCACAAACATTAAAAAGTATTAgcaacacaagaaaaaaaataatagaacaaGATACAATGCAAAAACCATCTAACCTTCTGCATATCTGACATAACAGTCAGTCCATGTCCTGTGCCTAAGTTCAGATCTTCTATCAAGTACTTTAGAAAAAAACTCCAACTATGTTTTGTCTCTGTGTCAACAACAGCCCATGCGATTGGAAACATCTGTTGATTTCCATTTCTACCAACAGCAACCAACAATTCTCCCTTGCAAGAACCCTTCAGAAAACATCCATCAAAACCAATAATTTTTCTGCATCCTTCCAACCACCCCCTCTTCAATGCATCAAAGCAAACATAGAAGTAAACAAACAAAGTTTTTCCTGGCTGAGACTCTCTATCTGTCCTCACCCAACAGGAAGTACCAGGATTAGTATGTTTAATCATGTCTGCATAATCACACAATCTTGAAAATTCCATCTTCCAATCACCTAAGAACTCCTTGATAATCCTCTTTTTTGCCCTATGACAAACAGTTCTTCCAACATATaacccaaatttttttctcactAATTCCTGAATTTCCCATAATCTTATATATGGTTGACAGGTtatttcatccttgaactttTCTGCAACAAACTTAGATGTACACAACTTGTTCTTGGTCGATTGAGGACATACATGCACAGGATAATAATTTTTGACAACAAAATCACCAGAATCTTTATCTATACTAGCAAACAGCAACCATTTACATTTCTTGTCCTCACATTTAACTCTAACTC contains these protein-coding regions:
- the LOC107025596 gene encoding period circadian protein-like isoform X2 — translated: MGQPGGYPNRKPSSSQPSLSSQPSSSSQPPLSSQPSSSSQPPLFSQPSSSSQPPLFSRPSSSSQPPVFNHQGSSMCFDSSAVRREQQPAKSRGTCRGTGRGTGRGTDRGTGRGTGRGTGRGTGTASEIGRGSVFNIGGVSSQQPDQPRVVEASISTGRQKRTKTIGFGIYTNASGSQTFNPGTSGEKVINSRVYKDASPTNIDIGYKPRGLKWNGGDAVTGSQLQRITQSRKNKRGTSSAPKNA
- the LOC107025596 gene encoding uncharacterized protein DDB_G0282077-like isoform X1 yields the protein MTCSLCHQVGHNKKSCPTLAEMGQPGGYPNRKPSSSQPSLSSQPSSSSQPPLSSQPSSSSQPPLFSQPSSSSQPPLFSRPSSSSQPPVFNHQGSSMCFDSSAVRREQQPAKSRGTCRGTGRGTGRGTDRGTGRGTGRGTGRGTGTASEIGRGSVFNIGGVSSQQPDQPRVVEASISTGRQKRTKTIGFGIYTNASGSQTFNPGTSGEKVINSRVYKDASPTNIDIGYKPRGLKWNGGDAVTGSQLQRITQSRKNKRGTSSAPKNA